The following is a genomic window from Deltaproteobacteria bacterium PRO3.
CTGATGCAGTTCGGAGGAGGGGCCTCGCAGCAGAATTGGCCGTCTCCGTCCGAATCGCCGCAGACCAGGCCATCGGTGGCGGCGCAGGCGAGGGGATCCTGCGGATCACAGGCCTCGCAGACCGGCGGAGGCGGTTCCGCGGCCTTCGTCACCGTGATCGTGACCTCCTTCGCCTGGGTGACGCCGTTGGTGCGGAAACCGCCCGAGACGGTATAGCTTCCCTCGGTCGCCGCCCGGCCCAAAACGGCCGTCGCCTGGACCTCGTAGAAGACTTCCGACTCGGGTGCCATCTTGACCGGGGCCGCGCAATCGAAGGCCGTCTGGTCGATGCTCAAGCGGCAGGAGGCCGTAGCCCCGCTGACGACGTCGACCATGCTCACTTTGCTGAAGGCGACCTCCGTGGAGGACGTGACCGTCGCGACCACCTCGCCGACCAAGGTCAGCTCTTGGCTGGTGTTCGCGACCGACACCGACATCCGCGCCGGGGTGCCGGATTCGACGGTGGCGGCCTTGGCGGTCACCGCCGCCTCGGTCAAAGTCGCTTGGGAGCGCACCTCGGTCTTTCCCGCGGCGACGGCGCCCGCAACCTTCGTGGACCAGGTCAAGGAGGCGCTTTCGACCCCCGCGTTCAGCGAAGCGGTCAGGGATGCCGTATAGGTCGCCTTGGACGAGGGCGCCAGGGACACAGGACAGAGGATCTCGGTGCCTTCGAGATTCGAGCGGCACTGGATTTCGCGGGTTCCCGCGGCGTCTGTCCAGGTGATGGCGCTGTCGACCAGCGTGGCGCCGTCCTCGGAGGCCAAGGTAGCGGTGAAGGCGAGATCCGTCACCAATTCGAGATCCGGGTCGTTGTTGGCGACCTCGAAGGTGTAGGAGACCGTATTGGCCGCCTCGTAAATCACCGTCGGCATCGCGTTGGCCGTCACCCGGACCGCCGTTACCGCCGTGAGGGTTGTCTCCTCGCGAACCTCCACGTAACCGTCGGCCTTGACGGAGGTGACGAGCGTGTATTCCCCCTCCTCTCGCGCGGTAACCGTGTAGGTGACGGAAACCGTCTCCGCCGCCTTGAGGGAGTCCACTCGGACGACGAAGCCGTCGGCGGTGACCTCGACGGTGCCCACGGAGGCGACGATGTCGCGGATCTCCACGCTGCCCGCCGCGGCGATGGCGGTGACGGCGTAGACCACGTTATGGGCCGTGTATTGGGTTTTGTTTTCGACCGCCGTGGCGACCGCATAGGCCCGGTTGACGAGGACCTGCTCGGGAGGCTTCACGGTGAAGACGGGCAGTAGGCCGTCTTCCACGGGATTGACGAAGACCGCGACCTCCGCCGAGTTGTTTTCGATCGTCAAATCGTCCGGATTGTGGACCGTCACCGACACGGAGTTGTCTCCCACGCTGGCGGGGTCCCAGGTTCCCGTCACCGAGACGGTGGCGGTGGCGCCCGAGGCGATTTCCTGGTCGATGATCGCTTCGATGCCCAGCTGGGTGTGGCCCACCGTGCCGCCCGGGGTCACCGCGACCTCCTCGACCCTAAAGGTCCCCGAGAAGACGATTTCGACGGCGGTCGCGCTGACGGTGGCGGCGGTGCCCAGGTTGGCGATCTTGACCGTGTAGGTCACCGTTTCGCCGGCCTTGACGTTGGGAATCGAGGCCTCCAACCGGACCGACAGATCGACGTCGCGAAATTCCGCCTCGATCTTGCCGGCGAAGGCGAAGCGGGCGCTCTTGAAATAGAAGGGCTCGCCGCCGCTATAGCCCACGGTTCCGGCGGTGACGATGGTAACGGCGGTGCGAGTACCCGCCTTGAACTCTCCGTCCAGCTTGACTCCGGTGGCATGAAGCTCCGGGTTGATCTTGGCGATCGAGGGATCGTCGCTGGTCAATTCCACCGAGTAGTTAGGGTTGAATGCGATCGTCTTGGATAGGTCCACGGTGGTGCCGGAGGGGATGGAGAAGACGATGTGACTGACGTCCTTGGAGCGGGCCTCGACGGTGACGGTCATTCTGGAAAGCGTCACGCTCTCGCCGTCGAGGACCTTTCGTTCGATGGAATCCAAGGTGACCTTGACGGAATCCGGCGTCACGGTTCCCCCGCGACCTCCGGATTGGGCGAGCCCCGGCCATGCGAGCAGTAAGGCGCAGGCGATGATTCGAATGGATGGTGATATTATATTTGTAAGACCTTTCATTCTTATATCTCCCCTGATGGATGGACAGCTCCTCTGGCGCGTCGCAGGGAGGAAAGATGAAAAAACGGTGGGTAAAAGGCACGTATCTTTAATACCCTCCCCCTTTCGCGTTTTTTCTCCTTCCCTGACGAAAGTATTAAGGGTTCCCAGCAAGAGAAACTCGCTGAAATTATTAAAAATTCACGGAACGAGCCGTTGGAGTTGCGATTGAAAACGGGCTAGGCTTGCGATGATTCTAAGGTCAAAGTTGTTCTAAATAAAGTACATATTTAAAAAATTAGAGCGATGACCTGACAAGACGGTCGATGCCGCTGCGCACCTGGCGGTATTCGAGGGTAGCCTTGAAAGAGTCGGTGGATCTAAGGGATAACCGGTGATACGCCCGATCGAAGTAAATTCGAGCGGGCTAAAGTCGGTGGGGGTTCAATCCCCAATATTAAGAAATAGTGCGAGAGGGGGGACTTGAACCCCCACGACCTTGCGATCGCTAGACCCTGAATCTAGTGCGTCTGCCAATTCCGCCACTCTCGCGAAAGGCGCCCAGGGTTTATTCATTCCCACAGGCTTCGTCAACGTGAATCTTGCTTGCGAAGCCGGGCCAGGCGTCATAGCTTAAGGCCCTGTGAGAAAAAAGAAAAGCCGCAGGGCCCGCCCTAGCTCCAAATCCCGTAAAAACCAGCCCCGTCCCAAGTTGCCGGAGAAAGCCCCCGGCAAAAAGGGCTCCGAGGCGCCCCCGCAGTACCTCGAGGGGGTCCTCAAGATCCACCGGGACGGCTACGGCTTTGTCCTGGCCGAGCAGCCCGGCGTCAATGACGTCTTCATCCCCGGCCGGCGCATGATGGGCGCCATGAACGGCGACCGGGTCATCGCCACCGTCCGCGTCAACCCCCGCGACGGCCGCCTCGAGGGGGCCATCACCGAGATCAAGTCCCGCGGCACCTCCTGGGTCATCGGGCGCCTGCAGAAATCCGGCTACCAGACCGTCGCCGTCGTCTCCGAAAAGGGCCGCAGCACCGATTTTCTCGTCCCTTCCAAAAAGCTCAATGGCGCCGAGATCGGCCAGAGCGTCGGGCTCAACATCGTCCAATACCCGGAGGAGGGGCGCCAAGGCATCGCCGAGGTGGTCCAGATCTTCGCCGAGCGCGGGACGCCCAAGACCGAGACCGACATCGTCATCCTCAAGCACCAGCTGCCGCGGGAATTTCCCGACGAGGTCCTGCGCGAGGCCGAGGATTGGCAGCGCCGGCGCGACATCTCGCTGGGCCAGGGCCGCCGCGACCTCCGCGACCTGCCCTTCGTCACCATCGACGGGGAGACCGCCAAGGATTTCGACGACGCCATCTGCGTAAAGCCCGAGGGCGACGGCTACCGCCTGTGGGTCTCCATCGCCGACGTCAGCCATTACGTCGTGCCCGGCAGCGCCCTCGACCGCGAGGCCTTCAAGCGCGGCACCTCGGTGTATTTTCCCGACCAGTGCATCCCGATGCTGCCCGAGGCCCTGAGCAACGACTTGTGCAGCTTAAGGCCCAAGGAAGACCGACTCACCTTCACCTGCGAGATGCTCTACGACGCCCAGGGGATGCCGAAGAGCGCCGACGTCTACAAGAGCGTGATCCACTCCAAGGCCCGCCTCACCTACAAACAGGTCGCGCGGGCCCTGGTGGACTTGGTGCCCGAGGTGCGCGAGCCGCTGACGCCGCTTTTGCCCATGCTGACCGACGCCCTCGAGCTCTCGCGCAAAATCCGCCGGCAGCGCTTCGGGCGCGGCAGCATCGACTTCGACATGCCCGAGCCCGAGATCCAGATCAGCTTCGAGGACGGCAGCATCGAGAACATCATCAAGGCCGAGCGCAACGAGGCGCATTTCCTGATCGAAGAGCTGATGATCGCCGCCAACGAGGCGGTGGCCCGCTTCATCACCGCCCGCCGCGTCCCCGGCGTCTACCGCGTGCACGGCGAGCCCGACCCCGAGAAGGTGAAGAACTTCCAGATCCTGCTGCACAACCTGGGTTTCAACATCTCCTTTCCGCCCAAGCCCAAGCCGG
Proteins encoded in this region:
- the rnr gene encoding ribonuclease R; this translates as MRKKKSRRARPSSKSRKNQPRPKLPEKAPGKKGSEAPPQYLEGVLKIHRDGYGFVLAEQPGVNDVFIPGRRMMGAMNGDRVIATVRVNPRDGRLEGAITEIKSRGTSWVIGRLQKSGYQTVAVVSEKGRSTDFLVPSKKLNGAEIGQSVGLNIVQYPEEGRQGIAEVVQIFAERGTPKTETDIVILKHQLPREFPDEVLREAEDWQRRRDISLGQGRRDLRDLPFVTIDGETAKDFDDAICVKPEGDGYRLWVSIADVSHYVVPGSALDREAFKRGTSVYFPDQCIPMLPEALSNDLCSLRPKEDRLTFTCEMLYDAQGMPKSADVYKSVIHSKARLTYKQVARALVDLVPEVREPLTPLLPMLTDALELSRKIRRQRFGRGSIDFDMPEPEIQISFEDGSIENIIKAERNEAHFLIEELMIAANEAVARFITARRVPGVYRVHGEPDPEKVKNFQILLHNLGFNISFPPKPKPGFFNKVLHQVADHAEQRLIQHILLRSMKQAVYSHENLGHFGLASTCYTHFTSPIRRYPDLMVHRVLQGILLREAPRSEEAREARTLELANMAGHCSRRERVAMEAEWEAVDLQKALFMQRHIGETLRGVVSRIAKFGFFVELFDFFVEGLVLLEDLEDDYYLFDEKKHRLRGRKGGKVFKIGTEVTVKVAKVDVEARQVLFALES